Proteins from a genomic interval of Pseudomonas sp. RC10:
- a CDS encoding DUF3820 family protein, with amino-acid sequence MNPEKLKLLVTREMPYGKYKGRLLADLPGDYLNWFARKGFPTGELGSLLALMHEIDHNGLSALLDPLRTKPREPLRESPLKTPIRFS; translated from the coding sequence ATGAATCCCGAGAAACTCAAACTTCTGGTAACCCGTGAAATGCCTTACGGCAAATACAAGGGGCGATTGCTGGCGGACCTGCCGGGTGACTACCTTAACTGGTTCGCGCGCAAAGGCTTCCCCACGGGCGAGCTGGGCAGTCTGCTGGCGCTGATGCATGAGATCGACCACAACGGGCTGTCGGCCCTCCTCGATCCCTTGCGAACCAAACCCCGTGAGCCTTTGCGAGAAAGCCCTCTAAAAACACCGATCCGGTTTTCCTGA
- a CDS encoding PA2169 family four-helix-bundle protein has translation MTDINKEAISVLNDLIETSIDGEKGFHTAAEDVKNPEIKAYFLSRSTECATSVRELQAEVRALGGDPDKSSSAAGAAHRLWVELKAAVTGKSDEAVLNEVERGEDHALKAYKEASQKAVEKNLPANVVTLIQRQLPGVQANHDKVKALRDTVRRAS, from the coding sequence ATGACGGATATCAACAAAGAAGCGATCTCGGTACTCAATGATCTGATCGAGACCAGCATTGACGGCGAGAAAGGTTTTCACACCGCTGCTGAAGACGTCAAGAACCCAGAAATCAAGGCGTATTTCCTTTCCCGCTCTACCGAGTGCGCGACGTCTGTACGTGAACTTCAAGCTGAAGTCCGTGCACTGGGTGGCGATCCAGACAAATCGTCCAGCGCCGCGGGTGCCGCGCATCGTCTCTGGGTTGAGCTGAAAGCGGCCGTGACCGGCAAAAGCGATGAGGCTGTATTGAACGAAGTAGAGCGCGGTGAAGACCACGCCCTGAAAGCGTACAAAGAAGCTTCGCAAAAAGCGGTCGAGAAAAACCTGCCTGCTAACGTAGTGACCCTGATTCAGCGCCAGCTGCCAGGCGTCCAGGCGAACCACGACAAAGTCAAAGCGCTGCGTGACACCGTTCGCAGAGCAAGCTGA